GTTGGTTTCAACGTCCAGGATCAGCTTGTCGAGGTCGGTGCGTTGCTCAACCCGCGCACTCTCTACGCTGTAGGAGACGCGACGGACCGGGCAGAAGGACGCGTCAAGCTGCAGGCGTCCGATCGGCTTGGCCTCTTCGTCGAGGTGACGACGGTTAACTGCCGGCTCGTAGCCGCGGCCCTGAGCCACGCGCAGCCGCATCGAGATGCTGCCGGCTTTGGTCAGGTGACAGATAACGTGATCCGGATTCACGATTTCCACGTCGTGGTCGACCTGGATATCGCCGGCGGTAACCGCACCCACACCCTCTTTGGTGAGGGTCAGGACGGCTTCTTCCTGGTTGTGCATCCGCAGCGCCACTTCCTTCAGGTTCAGAAGGATGTCGATGACGTCTTCCTGGACGCCGTCGATGGTGGTGTATTCATGGAGCACGCCGTCGATTTCGGCTTCGACAATCGCCGATCCCGGAATCGAAGACAGAAGTACGCGACGCAAAGCGTTACCGAGCGTATGGCCAAAGCCACGCTCCAGAGGCTCGAGCACGATCTTGGCGCGGTACGGGCTGCTGCTGTCGACCTGCACACTCTTAGGCCGCAGCATATTGGCAAGGGTTGCTGCCATGGGAAACCTCTATCTAGTTTTTACTTGGAGTACAGTTCGACGATCAGGTTTTCGTTGATCTCAGCCGACAGATCCCCGCGGTAGGGCGCGCTTTTGAAAGCGCCTTCCATTTTCTTGGGGTCGACTTCCATCCACGTCGGAACTAGATCGAGATCCTGGCTGACGTTGATAGATTCCTGAATCCGAAGCTGCTTTTGAGCTTTTTCGCGCACGGACACGACGTCACCAGGATTGATCTGGCAGGACGGGATGTTCACCAGCTGACCGTTGACCTTGATAGCTTTGTGCGAGACCAGCTGGCGCGCCTGCGCCCGGGTGACCGCAAAACCCATCCGGTAAACCACGTTGTCCAGCCGACCTTCGAGCAGGCGCAGCAGGTTTTCGCCGGTCGCGCCTTTCAGGCGAGCAGCGGTCTTGTAAT
This DNA window, taken from Pseudomonadota bacterium, encodes the following:
- the rpsD gene encoding 30S ribosomal protein S4, which produces MARYTGPTCKLARREGTDLFLKSPARAVETKCKLEQKPGHHGANRRLRQSDYSLQLREKQKVRRMYGILERQFRNYYKTAARLKGATGENLLRLLEGRLDNVVYRMGFAVTRAQARQLVSHKAIKVNGQLVNIPSCQINPGDVVSVREKAQKQLRIQESINVSQDLDLVPTWMEVDPKKMEGAFKSAPYRGDLSAEINENLIVELYSK
- the rpoA gene encoding DNA-directed RNA polymerase subunit alpha — encoded protein: MAATLANMLRPKSVQVDSSSPYRAKIVLEPLERGFGHTLGNALRRVLLSSIPGSAIVEAEIDGVLHEYTTIDGVQEDVIDILLNLKEVALRMHNQEEAVLTLTKEGVGAVTAGDIQVDHDVEIVNPDHVICHLTKAGSISMRLRVAQGRGYEPAVNRRHLDEEAKPIGRLQLDASFCPVRRVSYSVESARVEQRTDLDKLILDVETNGTLDCEEAVRLSANILAEQLAVFVDFSSKLEEQKVERKEEIDPILLRPIDDLELTVRSANCLKAESIYYIGDLIQRTEVELLKTPNLGKKSLTEIKDVLASHGLGLGVKLENWPPAGLRSDAIT